A genomic segment from Acidobacteriota bacterium encodes:
- a CDS encoding alpha/beta hydrolase encodes MPVVFVHGVPDTHRVWHQVIARLHRRDVVTLSLPGFDSPLPDGFDASKEAYLEWLLKALSALPKPIDVVGHDWGALLVMRAVSVQPDIARSWALGGASIDAGYVWHQMAQLWQTPGVGEQVMRGMTPEVIQAALVSASVPDADAAEAAQYIDATMKDCILKLYRSAIQVGAEWQAELAHVEAPGLVLWGEKDPYVTPDFGARMAERTHARFISFPNCSHWWQLERPDEVAAGLQQFWATLSSSS; translated from the coding sequence ATGCCCGTTGTGTTTGTTCATGGTGTTCCTGATACGCATCGCGTCTGGCATCAGGTGATTGCTCGCCTCCATCGCCGTGATGTCGTGACCTTGTCGCTTCCGGGTTTCGATAGCCCCTTGCCGGATGGCTTCGATGCCAGCAAAGAAGCTTATCTTGAATGGTTGTTAAAAGCATTGAGCGCCTTGCCTAAGCCCATCGATGTTGTCGGGCATGATTGGGGGGCGCTACTGGTGATGCGCGCGGTTTCGGTGCAACCGGACATTGCGCGCAGTTGGGCTTTGGGTGGCGCGTCCATTGATGCCGGGTATGTCTGGCATCAGATGGCGCAACTCTGGCAGACCCCCGGCGTCGGTGAGCAGGTGATGCGCGGTATGACACCTGAAGTCATTCAGGCGGCGCTCGTAAGCGCCAGTGTGCCGGATGCCGATGCCGCCGAGGCTGCCCAGTATATTGATGCTACAATGAAAGATTGCATTCTTAAACTCTACCGTTCAGCCATTCAAGTCGGAGCCGAATGGCAAGCTGAGCTTGCGCATGTCGAAGCGCCGGGACTGGTTTTATGGGGCGAGAAAGACCCTTATGTGACGCCGGATTTCGGCGCGCGTATGGCAGAACGCACCCACGCCCGGTTTATTTCATTTCCGAATTGTTCACATTGGTGGCAACTTGAACGACCCGACGAAGTCGCTGCCGGGTTGCAACAATTCTGGGCAAC